The following are encoded in a window of Streptomyces sp. SAT1 genomic DNA:
- a CDS encoding sirohydrochlorin chelatase gives MTTPTPPALLIAGHGTRDDAGAAAFRDFVRELGRRHPELPVAGGFIELSPPPLGDAVTELVERGARRFAAVPLMLVSAGHAKGDIPAALAREKERHPGISYTYGRPLGPHPALLRVLERRLDEALRGTGDDRSEVTVLLVGRGSTDPDANAEVFKASRLLWEGRGYAGVETAFVSLAAPDVPSGLDRCVRLGARRIVVLPYFLFTGILPDRVRRQTEDWAAAHPDVEVRAADVIGPEPELLDLVMERYEEAAGGMVRMNCDSCVYRIALPGFEDKVGLPQQPHFHPDDDGHHHGHGHGHHHGGHSHEHAH, from the coding sequence GTGACCACCCCGACGCCGCCCGCCCTGCTCATCGCCGGACACGGCACCCGGGACGACGCCGGTGCCGCGGCCTTCCGCGACTTCGTGCGGGAGCTGGGCCGCCGCCATCCCGAACTGCCCGTGGCGGGCGGCTTCATCGAGCTGTCCCCGCCGCCGCTGGGCGACGCGGTCACCGAACTGGTGGAGCGCGGTGCGCGCCGGTTCGCCGCCGTGCCGCTGATGCTGGTGTCCGCCGGGCACGCCAAGGGGGACATCCCGGCGGCCCTGGCCCGCGAGAAGGAGCGGCACCCGGGGATCTCGTACACCTACGGCCGTCCGCTGGGCCCGCACCCGGCGCTGCTGCGGGTGCTGGAGCGGCGGCTGGACGAGGCTCTCCGGGGCACGGGCGACGACCGCTCCGAGGTGACCGTGCTGCTGGTCGGGCGCGGTTCGACCGACCCGGACGCCAACGCCGAGGTGTTCAAGGCGTCCCGGCTGCTGTGGGAGGGGCGCGGGTACGCGGGCGTGGAGACCGCGTTCGTGTCGCTGGCCGCGCCGGACGTGCCGAGCGGTCTGGACCGGTGCGTCCGGCTGGGTGCCCGGCGGATCGTCGTCCTGCCGTACTTCCTGTTCACCGGCATCCTGCCGGACCGGGTCCGGCGGCAGACCGAGGACTGGGCGGCGGCCCACCCGGACGTCGAGGTGCGTGCGGCGGACGTCATCGGACCGGAGCCCGAACTGCTCGACCTGGTGATGGAGCGCTACGAGGAGGCGGCCGGGGGCATGGTGCGCATGAACTGCGACTCCTGCGTCTACCGCATCGCCCTGCCCGGCTTCGAGGACAAGGTGGGGCTGCCGCAGCAGCCGCACTTCCACCCGGACGACGACGGCCACCATCACGGCCACGGGCACGGCCACCACCATGGCGGGCACTCGCACGAGCATGCGCACTGA
- a CDS encoding pyridoxal-phosphate-dependent aminotransferase family protein, with protein sequence MTHPFLDLAPLSAARFASIEDRVARLLATEQDVVITQGEALLPLEGAIRAAAGPGTVALNVITGPYGQTFGDWLRDCGATVHDLSVPYHTAVTAAQVRAAFAEHPEIDFVSLVHAEAATGNTNPVAEIGEAVREQGALFYLDAVASIGAEPVLPDAWGVDLCVIGAQKAMGGPAGVSAVSVSERAWARMAANPHAPRRSYLSLLDWKERWIDGGRRTLLHAPAQLEMLALEACVERIEETGLDAVTARHRSAAAATRAGASALGGGLEPYVRKASEAAPVATTLRAPADVAASALVARALAADPALPLAAGGGPLAKEMIRVNHYGPDATPGTVDACLTALAAALAAERGTADGLDPEAARRAAAGAWG encoded by the coding sequence GTGACCCATCCCTTCCTGGACCTCGCCCCGCTGAGCGCCGCCCGCTTCGCCTCCATCGAGGACCGGGTGGCACGGCTGCTCGCCACCGAGCAGGACGTCGTGATCACCCAGGGCGAGGCGCTGCTGCCGCTGGAGGGCGCGATCCGCGCGGCGGCGGGGCCCGGCACGGTGGCGCTGAACGTGATCACCGGTCCCTACGGCCAGACGTTCGGCGACTGGCTGCGGGACTGCGGCGCGACGGTGCACGACCTGTCGGTGCCGTACCACACGGCGGTGACCGCCGCGCAGGTCCGCGCGGCCTTCGCCGAGCACCCGGAGATCGACTTCGTGTCGCTGGTGCACGCGGAGGCGGCGACCGGCAACACCAATCCGGTCGCGGAGATCGGCGAGGCGGTACGGGAGCAGGGCGCCCTGTTCTACCTGGACGCGGTGGCCTCCATCGGCGCGGAGCCGGTGCTGCCGGACGCGTGGGGCGTGGACCTGTGCGTGATCGGGGCGCAGAAGGCGATGGGCGGTCCCGCCGGGGTGTCGGCGGTGTCGGTCAGCGAGCGCGCCTGGGCCCGGATGGCGGCCAATCCGCACGCGCCCCGCCGCTCCTACCTGTCCCTGCTGGACTGGAAGGAGCGCTGGATCGACGGCGGGCGCCGCACGCTGCTGCACGCCCCCGCGCAGCTGGAGATGCTGGCCCTGGAGGCGTGCGTCGAACGCATCGAGGAGACCGGCCTGGACGCGGTGACGGCCCGCCACCGGTCCGCCGCCGCGGCGACCCGGGCCGGGGCGAGCGCGCTGGGCGGCGGCCTCGAACCGTACGTCCGCAAGGCGTCCGAGGCGGCCCCGGTCGCCACGACCCTGCGCGCGCCCGCCGATGTCGCGGCGTCCGCCCTGGTGGCCCGCGCCCTGGCGGCGGACCCGGCGCTCCCGCTGGCGGCGGGCGGCGGTCCGCTGGCCAAGGAGATGATCCGGGTCAACCACTACGGCCCGGACGCCACCCCCGGGACCGTCGACGCCTGTCTGACGGCCCTCGCCGCCGCCCTGGCCGCCGAACGCGGCACCGCGGACGGTCTCGACCCGGAGGCCGCCCGCCGGGCCGCCGCAGGGGCCTGGGGCTAG
- a CDS encoding SCO1860 family LAETG-anchored protein, whose protein sequence is MNGNNFRMPARRCAVAAAATVLAAGPAALAGAGSAHASDGHGRASASVLRTGLDVSLLNKTVNVPLTVSLNEVQAPASARQTALSARLDGVDGGRPFTVLSADVATADAKVSASGAEGSVRLAHARVHLPGLPLLSVIEVDQVTSRATCATGRTPAATSEVLGAVTVLGKKVTLSAGGTTRVRVPAVGEVRLDLSQHETTSRTAAATALRLKVSVNPLKLNVAEVEGTVTLAHASCESPAAPEKSPEPAATPASEVKPQGAPATEPAEPAKADLAETGGSSLTPYLAGGSAVLLAAGGAVLALLRRRRS, encoded by the coding sequence GTGAACGGCAACAACTTCCGCATGCCCGCACGCCGCTGCGCCGTCGCAGCCGCGGCCACCGTCCTCGCCGCAGGCCCGGCGGCGCTGGCCGGCGCGGGCTCCGCCCACGCGAGCGACGGCCACGGCCGCGCGAGCGCGTCCGTGCTGCGCACCGGCCTGGACGTGTCCCTGCTCAACAAGACGGTGAACGTCCCGCTCACCGTCTCCCTCAACGAGGTCCAGGCACCGGCGAGCGCCCGGCAGACCGCGCTGAGCGCCCGCCTCGACGGCGTCGACGGCGGCAGGCCGTTCACCGTGCTCAGCGCGGACGTGGCGACGGCGGACGCGAAGGTCTCGGCGAGCGGGGCCGAGGGCAGCGTGCGCCTCGCCCACGCCCGCGTCCACCTGCCCGGACTGCCCCTGCTGTCGGTCATCGAGGTCGACCAGGTCACCTCCAGGGCGACCTGCGCGACCGGCCGGACCCCGGCCGCCACCAGCGAGGTGCTGGGCGCGGTGACGGTGCTCGGCAAGAAGGTGACGCTGTCCGCGGGCGGCACCACCCGGGTGCGGGTCCCGGCGGTCGGCGAGGTCCGCCTCGACCTCTCGCAGCACGAGACCACCTCCCGCACGGCCGCGGCGACGGCCCTGCGGCTCAAGGTCTCCGTCAACCCGCTCAAGCTCAACGTCGCCGAGGTCGAGGGCACCGTCACCCTCGCCCACGCGAGCTGCGAGTCGCCCGCGGCCCCGGAGAAGTCCCCCGAGCCCGCCGCCACCCCCGCCTCCGAGGTGAAGCCCCAGGGCGCCCCCGCCACCGAGCCCGCCGAACCCGCGAAGGCCGACCTCGCCGAGACCGGCGGCAGCTCCCTGACGCCCTACCTCGCGGGGGGCTCGGCGGTGCTCCTGGCGGCGGGCGGCGCAGTCCTGGCGCTGCTGCGCAGGCGCAGGAGCTGA
- a CDS encoding ectoine synthase has protein sequence MIVRSFKEIEGTDRHVKAASGTWESKRIVLAKEKVGFSVHETILYAGTETSMWYANHIEAVVCVEGEAELTDRETGKTYTITPGTMYLLNGHERHTLKVKEDFRCICVFNPPVTGREDHDENGVYPLLTEPEEV, from the coding sequence GTGATCGTCCGATCGTTCAAGGAGATCGAAGGCACCGACCGGCACGTGAAGGCGGCGTCCGGCACCTGGGAGAGCAAGCGCATCGTCCTGGCCAAGGAGAAGGTCGGCTTCTCCGTCCACGAGACGATCCTGTACGCGGGCACGGAGACGTCGATGTGGTACGCCAACCACATCGAGGCCGTGGTCTGCGTCGAGGGCGAGGCCGAACTGACCGACCGCGAGACCGGGAAGACGTACACGATCACGCCCGGCACCATGTACCTCCTGAACGGCCACGAGCGGCACACGCTCAAGGTCAAGGAGGACTTCCGCTGCATCTGCGTGTTCAACCCGCCGGTCACCGGGCGGGAGGACCACGACGAGAACGGCGTCTACCCCCTGCTCACCGAGCCCGAGGAGGTGTGA
- a CDS encoding DsbA family oxidoreductase: MRVEIWTDIACPWCYVGKARFEKALAAFPHRDQVEVVHRSFELDPHRAKGDVEPVLTMLTRKYGMSQAQAEAGEDNLGAQAAAEGLDYRTRDRDHGNTFDMHRLLHLAKEHGRQDALLDALYRANFAEERSVFAEGDERLVDLAVAAGLDAGAVRAVLADPDAYADDVRADEQEAAQLGASGVPFFVLDRAYGVSGAQPAEVFTQALTQAWGDRAPLTLVQDGSADAAACGPDGCAVPGA, encoded by the coding sequence ATGCGTGTCGAGATCTGGACGGACATCGCCTGTCCCTGGTGCTACGTGGGCAAGGCCCGCTTCGAGAAGGCGCTGGCCGCCTTCCCGCACCGCGACCAGGTCGAGGTGGTGCACCGCTCCTTCGAACTGGACCCGCACCGCGCCAAGGGCGACGTCGAGCCCGTGCTCACCATGCTCACCAGGAAGTACGGGATGAGCCAGGCGCAGGCAGAGGCGGGCGAGGACAACCTCGGCGCCCAGGCCGCCGCCGAAGGACTCGACTACCGCACCCGGGACCGCGACCACGGCAACACCTTCGACATGCACCGCCTGCTGCACCTCGCCAAGGAGCACGGCAGGCAGGACGCGCTGCTGGACGCGCTGTACCGGGCCAACTTCGCCGAGGAGCGCTCCGTGTTCGCCGAGGGCGACGAGCGGCTGGTCGACCTGGCCGTGGCGGCGGGCCTGGACGCCGGGGCCGTGCGCGCGGTGCTCGCCGACCCGGACGCCTACGCCGACGACGTGCGCGCCGACGAGCAGGAGGCCGCGCAGCTCGGCGCCTCCGGGGTGCCCTTCTTCGTCCTCGACCGCGCCTACGGGGTCTCGGGCGCCCAGCCCGCCGAGGTGTTCACCCAGGCCCTCACCCAGGCGTGGGGCGACCGCGCGCCGCTGACCCTGGTCCAGGACGGCTCCGCCGACGCGGCGGCCTGCGGCCCGGACGGCTGCGCGGTGCCGGGGGCCTGA
- the thpD gene encoding ectoine hydroxylase, protein MTTATVQDLYPTRGATEVSVPRQDPVVWGAPDTPGPITSAGLQSFERDGFLAVEELIGPDEVAVYRRELDRLVADPAVRADERSIVEPKSQEIRSVFEVHRISEVFARLVRDERVVGRARQILGSDVYVHQSRINVKPGFGASGFYWHSDFETWHAEDGLPNMRTVSVSIALTENLDTNGGLMIMPGSHRTFLGCAGATPEDNYKKSLQMQDAGTPSDEALTALADAHGIKLFTGKAGSATWFDCNCMHGSGDNITPYPRSNVFIVFNSVENAAVEPFAAPVRRPAFIGARDFTPVR, encoded by the coding sequence ATGACCACCGCCACCGTGCAGGACCTCTACCCGACCCGCGGCGCCACCGAGGTGTCCGTCCCGCGCCAGGACCCGGTCGTCTGGGGCGCCCCGGACACGCCCGGCCCGATCACGTCCGCCGGCCTCCAGTCGTTCGAGCGCGACGGCTTCCTCGCCGTCGAGGAGCTGATCGGCCCCGACGAGGTCGCCGTCTACCGGCGCGAGCTGGACCGGCTGGTGGCCGATCCGGCGGTCCGGGCCGACGAGCGCTCCATCGTGGAGCCGAAGTCCCAGGAGATCCGCTCCGTCTTCGAGGTGCACCGGATCAGCGAGGTGTTCGCCCGGCTGGTGCGCGACGAGCGGGTGGTCGGCCGGGCGCGGCAGATCCTCGGCTCGGACGTGTACGTCCACCAGTCGCGGATCAACGTCAAGCCGGGGTTCGGCGCCAGCGGCTTCTACTGGCACTCGGACTTCGAGACCTGGCACGCCGAGGACGGGCTGCCGAACATGCGGACGGTGTCCGTCTCGATCGCGCTGACCGAGAACCTCGACACCAACGGCGGCCTCATGATCATGCCGGGGTCGCACCGGACGTTCCTCGGCTGCGCGGGCGCCACGCCCGAGGACAACTACAAGAAGTCGCTCCAGATGCAGGACGCGGGCACCCCGTCCGACGAGGCGCTGACCGCGCTGGCCGACGCGCACGGCATCAAGCTGTTCACCGGTAAGGCGGGCTCGGCCACCTGGTTCGACTGCAACTGCATGCACGGCTCCGGCGACAACATCACGCCGTATCCGCGCAGCAACGTCTTCATCGTGTTCAACAGCGTGGAGAACGCGGCGGTGGAGCCGTTCGCGGCGCCGGTGCGCAGGCCGGCCTTCATCGGGGCGCGGGACTTCACGCCCGTGCGCTGA
- the cobC gene encoding Rv2231c family pyridoxal phosphate-dependent protein CobC, which translates to MRTDMRAEEHAVAAGGAGADGAAGAGETGGHDLRHHGDAEVRDDGAALTDLAVNVRTGTPPPWLRERIAASLDSLAAYPDGRAARAAVAARHGLPVDRVLLTAGAAEAFVLLARALKVRRPVVVHPQFTEPEAALRDAGHSVDRVLLRERDGFRLDPADVPGDADLVVVGNPTNPTSVLHPARTLTRLARPGRTVVVDEAFMDAVPGEREALAGRTDVPGLVVLRSLTKTWGLAGLRIGYVLSAPETVAALERAQPLWPVSGPALAAATACVEPRALAEAAHAAHRIAADRGHLVAGLTAFADRGLHVAGPAEGPFVLVRTPDAAGVRRRLRALGYAVRRGDTFPGLGPDWIRVAVRDRGTTDGFLTALDAALGPARGR; encoded by the coding sequence ATGCGCACTGACATGCGCGCCGAGGAGCACGCGGTGGCGGCCGGGGGTGCCGGGGCCGACGGGGCGGCCGGGGCCGGCGAGACCGGCGGGCACGATCTGCGGCACCACGGGGACGCGGAGGTGCGCGACGACGGCGCGGCGCTGACCGACCTCGCCGTGAACGTGCGGACCGGGACCCCGCCGCCGTGGCTGCGGGAGCGGATCGCCGCCTCGCTGGACTCGCTCGCGGCCTACCCGGACGGGCGGGCCGCGCGGGCCGCGGTGGCCGCCCGGCACGGGCTGCCGGTGGACCGGGTGCTGCTCACGGCGGGCGCGGCGGAGGCGTTCGTGCTGCTGGCGCGGGCGCTGAAGGTGCGCAGGCCGGTCGTCGTGCACCCACAGTTCACCGAGCCGGAGGCGGCGCTGCGGGACGCGGGGCACTCCGTGGACCGGGTGCTGCTGCGGGAACGGGACGGCTTCCGGCTCGACCCTGCGGACGTGCCCGGGGACGCGGACCTGGTGGTGGTCGGCAACCCGACCAACCCGACGTCGGTGCTGCATCCGGCCCGGACGCTCACCCGGCTCGCCCGGCCGGGCCGCACGGTGGTGGTCGACGAGGCGTTCATGGACGCGGTGCCCGGCGAGCGGGAGGCGCTGGCCGGGCGGACCGACGTGCCCGGCCTCGTGGTGCTGCGCAGCCTCACCAAGACCTGGGGGCTGGCCGGACTGCGCATCGGCTACGTGCTGTCCGCGCCGGAGACCGTCGCCGCGCTGGAGCGGGCCCAGCCACTGTGGCCGGTGTCCGGCCCGGCGCTGGCGGCGGCGACGGCGTGCGTAGAGCCGCGCGCCCTGGCCGAGGCGGCGCACGCGGCGCACCGCATCGCCGCGGACCGCGGCCACCTGGTGGCGGGCCTGACCGCCTTCGCTGACCGCGGCCTCCATGTGGCCGGGCCCGCCGAGGGCCCGTTCGTCCTGGTGCGGACACCGGACGCGGCAGGCGTACGCCGACGGCTGCGCGCCCTCGGGTACGCGGTCCGCCGCGGGGACACCTTCCCGGGGCTCGGACCCGACTGGATACGGGTCGCGGTGCGGGACCGGGGGACGACGGACGGGTTCCTGACGGCGCTGGACGCCGCGCTCGGACCGGCCCGGGGACGGTGA
- the ectA gene encoding diaminobutyrate acetyltransferase — MTAAQADLRTDSTEKTDPVSIERPVVADGAALWRLAKDSGTLDVNSSYSYLLWCRDFAATSAVARGADGEPVGFITGYVRPDRPGTLLVWQVAVDAGHRGRGLAARLLDALAARVAAESGLTALETTIAPGNTASERLFASFAARHGARIEREVLFRTAEFPDGPHDPEVLHRIGPLNH; from the coding sequence ATGACTGCCGCACAAGCAGACCTGCGAACCGACTCCACGGAAAAGACAGATCCCGTATCCATCGAGCGCCCCGTCGTCGCCGACGGCGCCGCGCTCTGGAGGCTCGCCAAGGACTCCGGGACGCTGGACGTGAACTCCTCGTACAGCTACCTGCTGTGGTGCCGCGACTTCGCCGCCACCTCCGCCGTGGCGCGTGGCGCCGACGGCGAGCCGGTCGGTTTCATCACCGGGTACGTGCGGCCCGACCGCCCCGGCACCCTCCTCGTGTGGCAGGTCGCCGTCGACGCCGGCCACCGCGGACGCGGACTCGCCGCCCGGCTGCTGGACGCGCTCGCCGCGCGCGTCGCCGCCGAGAGCGGGCTCACCGCCCTGGAGACCACGATCGCTCCGGGCAACACCGCCTCCGAGCGGCTCTTCGCCTCCTTCGCCGCCCGGCACGGCGCCCGTATCGAGCGCGAGGTGCTGTTCCGCACCGCCGAGTTCCCGGACGGACCGCACGACCCCGAGGTCCTGCACCGGATAGGCCCGCTGAACCACTGA
- a CDS encoding acyltransferase family protein, translated as MGSTPAAGRDRLPSLTGLRFWAALLVVLYHLSRQVGAVPWVSEAVWYGRSGVTFFFVLSGAVLAWSYDGVRVPARIFLWRRFARIWPMLAVSVAASVAVYVAMGRAVSLKAVGANLLLIHSWFPQPVIFKGGNPAAWSLSDEAWFYLTFPLLLALLAGRRTRVWGWTAAAVTCAAFVLWPALSGLTPATRNWALDYLPLTRLLQFVLGVVAGLALKRGHRPPLPLPVAAALVVGWHLVLIPWHHAVPDGLWYSPYVASQWLSAPIFAALIRAAARADLNGTRTGLGGPWMIRLGHWSFAWYLIHEIVLRSAVYHWGKPAPGAATLVFWAGVLAVSLALAGLCYQWVERPAERWLRSRFPFAAAPARTPAHARPAHAVPAPGAVLAPGDREPGVPSAH; from the coding sequence ATGGGCTCCACACCGGCGGCCGGACGCGACCGGTTGCCCTCGCTGACCGGGCTGCGGTTCTGGGCGGCCCTGCTGGTCGTGCTCTACCACCTGTCACGCCAGGTGGGGGCCGTCCCCTGGGTCAGCGAAGCGGTCTGGTACGGCCGGAGCGGTGTGACGTTCTTCTTCGTGCTGTCGGGCGCGGTCCTCGCCTGGAGCTACGACGGGGTGCGGGTGCCCGCCCGGATCTTCCTGTGGCGGCGGTTCGCCCGGATCTGGCCGATGCTCGCCGTCAGTGTCGCCGCGTCGGTCGCCGTGTACGTCGCCATGGGGCGGGCGGTGTCGCTCAAGGCGGTCGGAGCGAACCTGCTGCTGATCCACTCCTGGTTCCCGCAGCCCGTCATCTTCAAGGGCGGCAACCCGGCGGCCTGGTCGCTCAGTGACGAGGCGTGGTTCTATCTCACCTTCCCGCTGCTGCTGGCGCTGCTCGCCGGCCGTCGTACCCGGGTGTGGGGCTGGACGGCGGCCGCCGTCACCTGCGCCGCGTTCGTGCTGTGGCCGGCCCTGTCCGGTCTGACGCCCGCGACGCGCAACTGGGCGCTCGACTACCTGCCGCTGACCCGCCTCCTCCAGTTCGTCCTCGGCGTGGTGGCCGGTCTCGCCCTCAAACGGGGCCATCGGCCCCCGCTGCCCCTGCCGGTGGCCGCCGCCCTGGTCGTCGGCTGGCACCTGGTGCTGATCCCCTGGCACCACGCGGTCCCCGACGGCCTGTGGTACAGCCCCTACGTCGCCTCGCAGTGGCTCTCCGCGCCGATCTTCGCCGCCCTGATCCGGGCCGCCGCCCGCGCCGACCTGAACGGCACGCGCACCGGCCTCGGCGGCCCCTGGATGATCCGGCTCGGACACTGGTCGTTCGCCTGGTACCTCATCCACGAGATCGTTCTGCGCAGCGCGGTGTACCACTGGGGCAAGCCCGCTCCCGGCGCCGCCACCCTCGTGTTCTGGGCGGGGGTGCTGGCCGTCAGCCTGGCCCTGGCCGGGCTCTGCTACCAGTGGGTGGAACGGCCCGCCGAGCGGTGGCTGCGGTCCCGCTTCCCCTTCGCGGCCGCCCCCGCCCGGACACCGGCCCACGCCCGCCCGGCCCATGCCGTCCCGGCGCCCGGTGCCGTCCTGGCGCCCGGGGACAGGGAGCCGGGAGTGCCGTCGGCACACTGA
- a CDS encoding amidohydrolase family protein, giving the protein MSDGAVLHVKGRVLVGPGDDQVRDELWVVGGRITYTRPPGAGEARTVEGWALPGLVDAHCHVGLDAHGAVPDEVAEKQALTDREAGALLLRDAGSPADTRWTDDREDLPKIIRAGRHIARTRRYIRNYAHEIEPEDLVAYVDREARRGDGWVKLVGDWIDRDLGDLSACWPREAAGAAIARAHELGARVTAHCFAEDSLRDLVESGIDCVEHATGLTEDLIPLFAERGVAIVPTLVNIATFPSLAAGGEGRFPRWSAHMRRLHERRYDTVRAARDAGIPVYVGTDAGGSLPHGLVAAEVAELVKAGIPPVEALSATAWGARSWLGRPGLEEGAPADLVVYETDPRADVRVLAAPRRVVLNGRVVG; this is encoded by the coding sequence ATGAGCGATGGCGCGGTGCTGCATGTGAAGGGGCGGGTCCTCGTCGGCCCCGGCGACGACCAGGTCCGTGACGAACTGTGGGTGGTGGGCGGCCGGATCACCTACACCCGCCCGCCCGGCGCCGGGGAGGCGCGCACCGTCGAGGGCTGGGCGCTGCCCGGCCTGGTCGACGCGCACTGCCACGTCGGCCTTGACGCGCACGGCGCGGTCCCCGACGAGGTGGCCGAGAAGCAGGCGCTCACCGACCGGGAGGCCGGGGCGCTGCTGCTGCGGGACGCCGGTTCGCCCGCCGACACCCGCTGGACCGACGACCGCGAGGACCTGCCGAAGATCATCCGCGCGGGCCGGCACATCGCCCGCACCCGCCGCTACATCCGCAACTACGCCCACGAGATCGAGCCCGAGGACCTGGTCGCGTACGTCGACCGGGAGGCCCGGCGCGGCGACGGCTGGGTCAAGCTGGTCGGCGACTGGATCGACCGCGACCTCGGCGACCTGTCCGCCTGCTGGCCCCGCGAGGCGGCCGGGGCGGCGATCGCGCGGGCGCACGAGCTGGGCGCCCGGGTGACCGCGCACTGCTTCGCCGAGGACTCCCTGCGCGACCTGGTCGAGTCCGGCATCGACTGCGTCGAGCACGCCACGGGCCTCACCGAGGACCTGATCCCGCTGTTCGCCGAGCGCGGGGTCGCCATCGTGCCCACCCTCGTCAACATCGCCACCTTCCCCTCGCTCGCGGCGGGCGGCGAGGGCAGGTTCCCGCGCTGGTCGGCCCATATGCGCCGGCTCCACGAGCGCCGCTACGACACCGTCCGCGCCGCCCGCGACGCCGGGATCCCGGTGTACGTCGGCACCGACGCGGGCGGCTCGCTGCCGCACGGCCTGGTCGCGGCCGAGGTCGCGGAGCTGGTCAAGGCGGGCATCCCGCCGGTCGAGGCCCTGTCGGCGACGGCCTGGGGCGCCCGGTCCTGGCTCGGCAGGCCCGGCCTGGAGGAGGGCGCTCCGGCCGACCTCGTCGTGTACGAGACGGATCCGCGGGCGGACGTACGGGTGCTGGCGGCGCCGCGGCGGGTGGTGCTGAACGGGCGGGTCGTCGGCTAG
- the ectB gene encoding diaminobutyrate--2-oxoglutarate transaminase: MTITQPDLSVFETLESEVRSYCRGWPTVFDHARGSRMYDEDGHEYLDFFAGAGSLNYGHNNPVLKRALIDYLERDGVTHGLDMSTAAKRRFLETFQNLVLRPRDLPYKVMFPGPTGTNAVESALKLARKVKGREAIVSFTNAFHGMSLGSLAVTGNAFKRAGAGVPLVHGTPMPFDNYFDGTVPDFLWFERLLEDQGSGLNKPAAVIVETVQGEGGINVARPEWLRALKELCERQDMLLIVDDIQMGCGRTGAFFSFEESGIVPDIVTVSKSISGYGLPMSLCLFRPELDVWEPGEHNGTFRGNNPAFVTATAALEAYWADGAAMEKQTRARGERVEQWLVSIAEENAADIKEYRGRGLVWGLEFHDKGRAERVARRAFALGLLIETSGPESEVVKLLPALTTTPEELDEGMSTLARAVRETA, translated from the coding sequence GTGACCATCACCCAGCCCGACCTGAGCGTCTTCGAGACCCTGGAGTCCGAGGTGCGCAGCTACTGCCGCGGCTGGCCCACCGTCTTCGACCACGCGCGCGGCAGCCGGATGTACGACGAGGACGGCCACGAGTACCTCGACTTCTTCGCCGGTGCCGGCTCCCTCAACTACGGCCACAACAACCCCGTGCTGAAACGGGCGTTGATCGACTACCTCGAACGCGACGGCGTCACCCACGGACTGGACATGTCCACCGCCGCCAAGCGCCGCTTCCTGGAGACCTTCCAGAACCTGGTGCTGCGCCCCCGCGACCTGCCGTACAAGGTGATGTTCCCGGGCCCGACCGGCACCAACGCCGTGGAGTCCGCGCTGAAGCTGGCGCGCAAGGTGAAGGGACGCGAGGCCATCGTGTCGTTCACCAACGCCTTCCACGGCATGTCGCTCGGCTCGCTCGCCGTGACCGGCAACGCCTTCAAGCGGGCCGGGGCCGGCGTCCCGCTGGTGCACGGCACGCCGATGCCGTTCGACAACTACTTCGACGGCACGGTCCCCGACTTCCTGTGGTTCGAGCGGCTCCTGGAGGACCAGGGCTCCGGTCTGAACAAGCCGGCCGCCGTGATCGTGGAGACCGTGCAGGGCGAGGGCGGCATCAACGTCGCCCGGCCCGAGTGGCTGCGCGCGCTCAAGGAGCTGTGCGAACGCCAGGACATGCTGCTGATCGTCGACGACATCCAGATGGGCTGCGGGCGCACCGGCGCCTTCTTCTCCTTCGAGGAGTCCGGGATCGTCCCCGACATCGTCACGGTGTCCAAGTCCATCAGCGGCTACGGCCTGCCGATGTCGCTGTGCCTGTTCCGGCCCGAGCTGGACGTGTGGGAGCCGGGCGAGCACAACGGCACCTTCCGCGGCAACAACCCGGCCTTCGTCACCGCGACCGCCGCCCTTGAGGCGTACTGGGCGGACGGGGCGGCGATGGAGAAGCAGACCCGCGCCCGCGGTGAGCGCGTCGAGCAGTGGCTCGTCTCGATCGCCGAGGAGAACGCCGCCGACATCAAGGAGTACCGGGGCCGCGGCCTGGTGTGGGGCCTGGAGTTCCACGACAAGGGCCGCGCCGAGCGGGTGGCGCGGCGCGCCTTCGCCCTCGGCCTGCTCATCGAGACCTCGGGTCCCGAGAGCGAGGTCGTCAAGCTGCTGCCGGCCCTGACCACCACCCCCGAGGAACTGGACGAGGGCATGAGCACCCTCGCCCGCGCGGTCCGCGAGACCGCCTGA